One region of Skermanella mucosa genomic DNA includes:
- a CDS encoding CheR family methyltransferase — MTEAAHRSAPVGRGREGSLSRTTGEREFHFTRGHFDQIAALLQQLTGIHLAPHKVEMVYSRLARRLRDLGMADFDAYCAFLSSESGESEIGLLVNALTTNLTRFYREPHHFEHLATVVLPRIQERQAGAAKPRLRIWSAGCSSGEEPYTIAMTVASTVPDLHRWDVRILATDIDTHMVETARRGLYATDAATAIPPAVRSRHTAEQQQGTRRVLSMGEGLRRLITFKPLNLLEDWPMRGPFDAIFCRNVLIYFDRHGRTEVIGKFHQLLDGDGHLYLGHSESLYGVSEQFRQVGPTSYQAIP, encoded by the coding sequence ATGACTGAAGCGGCGCACCGGAGCGCACCGGTCGGCCGGGGCCGGGAGGGCAGCCTCTCCCGGACCACCGGCGAGCGCGAGTTCCATTTCACCCGCGGGCATTTCGACCAGATCGCGGCGCTGCTCCAGCAGCTCACGGGCATTCATCTCGCTCCCCACAAGGTCGAGATGGTCTATTCCCGCCTTGCCCGCCGGCTGCGGGACCTGGGCATGGCGGACTTCGACGCCTACTGCGCCTTCCTGTCGTCCGAGTCGGGGGAAAGCGAGATCGGCCTGCTGGTCAACGCCCTGACCACCAACCTGACCCGCTTCTATCGGGAGCCCCACCATTTCGAGCACCTGGCCACGGTCGTGCTGCCCCGGATCCAGGAACGGCAGGCCGGCGCTGCCAAGCCGCGCCTGAGGATCTGGTCGGCGGGTTGCTCCTCGGGGGAGGAACCCTACACGATCGCGATGACCGTGGCCTCGACCGTGCCCGACCTTCACCGCTGGGACGTCCGCATCCTGGCGACCGACATCGATACCCACATGGTCGAGACCGCGCGCCGGGGGCTCTACGCCACGGACGCGGCAACGGCCATCCCCCCGGCGGTCCGCTCGCGCCACACCGCGGAGCAGCAGCAGGGAACCCGCCGGGTTCTCTCCATGGGCGAGGGCCTGCGCCGGCTGATCACCTTCAAGCCGCTGAACCTGCTTGAAGACTGGCCTATGCGCGGACCCTTCGATGCGATCTTCTGCCGCAACGTGCTTATCTATTTTGACAGGCATGGTAGGACGGAAGTGATAGGGAAGTTCCACCAACTCCTGGATGGCGATGGGCATCTCTATCTCGGCCATTCAGAAAGTCTCTACGGCGTTTCCGAACAGTTTCGCCAAGTGGGGCCGACCAGCTATCAGGCCATACCATGA
- a CDS encoding chemotaxis protein: MKHAARALDDRRGSVPSLDEPNEGYFHPGFRAHAVKVLLGEHKITQRPDEMLVTTLGSCIAACVRDPILGLGGMNHFLLPEAPAGNDGGVNAAARYGGVAMERLINEILRRGGRRDRLEVKVFGGAKVIASSNPIGRRNAEFVLGFIAAEGLTLAAQDLGGTLARRVHYFPNTGKVMRRLIRQEAVEDTIRSEMRFMSDLGAKPVEGDIELFGD, translated from the coding sequence ATGAAGCATGCCGCACGCGCGCTTGACGACCGCAGGGGGAGTGTTCCGAGCCTGGACGAGCCCAATGAAGGCTATTTCCATCCGGGCTTCCGCGCCCATGCCGTCAAGGTCCTGCTCGGCGAGCACAAGATCACCCAGCGGCCCGACGAGATGCTGGTCACCACCCTCGGTTCCTGCATCGCCGCCTGCGTCCGCGATCCGATCCTGGGCCTTGGCGGCATGAACCATTTCCTGCTGCCGGAAGCCCCCGCTGGGAACGACGGCGGGGTCAACGCCGCCGCGCGGTACGGCGGCGTCGCCATGGAACGCCTGATCAACGAGATCCTGCGGCGGGGCGGCCGGCGCGACCGGCTGGAGGTCAAGGTGTTCGGCGGCGCCAAGGTGATCGCCAGCAGCAATCCCATCGGGCGCCGCAACGCCGAGTTCGTGCTGGGCTTCATAGCCGCCGAAGGGCTGACGCTGGCCGCGCAGGACCTGGGAGGCACCCTCGCCCGGCGCGTCCATTATTTCCCGAACACCGGGAAGGTGATGCGTCGCCTGATCCGGCAGGAAGCGGTGGAGGACACCATCCGCAGCGAGATGCGGTTCATGTCCGACCTGGGCGCCAAGCCGGTCGAGGGTGATATCGAGTTGTTCGGGGATTGA
- a CDS encoding protein-glutamate methylesterase/protein-glutamine glutaminase: MGKPIRVAIVDDSALMRRMLTEALAAEPGFEVVGHAADPYEAREMIKSANPDVLTLDVEMPRMDGLTFLEKIMTLRPMPVVMVSTLTREGADATVRALELGAIDCIAKPNGAEGERFVDFRDELVGKLKVAAHVRLGPPRAKPARAKAGARGGGGRLIALGASTGGVERIRDILEVLPEGSPPILIVQHMGAFYVPSFAARLDRQSAMTVRMAESGMRVTAGEVLIAPGDRHMALRRDGFGYLCEIVDGPPVSGHRPSVDVLFNSVAEVAGANAVGVILSGMGRDGASGMAAMRAAGAWTIGESEQSCVVYGMPRMAKLGGGVAVEMPLGQIPAEMLRAAAAPAARSS, translated from the coding sequence ATGGGCAAGCCGATCCGGGTCGCGATCGTGGACGACAGCGCGCTGATGCGCCGGATGCTGACCGAAGCGCTGGCCGCCGAGCCGGGCTTCGAGGTGGTCGGTCATGCCGCCGACCCCTACGAGGCGCGGGAAATGATCAAGTCGGCCAACCCGGACGTCCTGACACTGGACGTCGAGATGCCGCGCATGGACGGGCTGACCTTCCTGGAGAAGATCATGACGCTTCGGCCGATGCCGGTTGTCATGGTCTCGACCCTGACCCGGGAGGGCGCCGACGCCACGGTCCGGGCCCTGGAACTGGGGGCGATCGACTGCATCGCCAAGCCCAACGGCGCCGAGGGCGAGCGCTTCGTCGACTTCCGCGACGAACTGGTCGGCAAGCTGAAGGTGGCGGCCCATGTCCGCCTGGGGCCGCCCCGGGCGAAGCCGGCGCGGGCCAAGGCGGGAGCCCGCGGCGGCGGCGGCCGACTGATCGCGCTGGGCGCCTCGACCGGCGGGGTCGAGCGCATCCGCGATATCCTGGAGGTTCTGCCGGAAGGATCGCCGCCGATCCTGATCGTCCAGCACATGGGCGCCTTCTACGTGCCGAGCTTCGCCGCCCGGCTGGACCGCCAGTCCGCGATGACCGTCAGGATGGCCGAGTCCGGCATGCGCGTGACGGCGGGCGAGGTGCTGATAGCGCCCGGCGACCGTCACATGGCGTTGCGCCGGGACGGATTCGGCTATCTGTGCGAGATCGTCGACGGACCGCCCGTCAGCGGTCACCGGCCGTCGGTCGATGTCCTGTTCAACTCGGTCGCCGAGGTGGCCGGTGCCAACGCGGTCGGCGTGATCCTGTCGGGGATGGGGCGCGACGGCGCATCCGGGATGGCGGCGATGCGTGCTGCCGGGGCCTGGACGATCGGGGAGAGCGAGCAGAGCTGCGTCGTCTACGGCATGCCGCGCATGGCCAAGCTGGGCGGCGGCGTCGCCGTCGAGATGCCGCTCGGACAGATCCCGGCCGAGATGCTCCGCGCCGCGGCGGCCCCCGCAGCACGGTCGAGCTGA
- a CDS encoding methyl-accepting chemotaxis protein, producing MSFGLLKSIAGSRSDALPAAVRPVPAPTPAAEPPADAGYDELLGRWLGFSELQNHCLDALATEVRRTSDLVESSTLEISSRFRDLATSAREQTKRVEDIIAVANSVTIDGEAIPLDRVVATMQQILVEMVNNIVNLSKQAMTMVYVLDDVVRDVGEVEKSIADIDTINRQTNFLALNATIEASRAGEAGRTFAVVANEVRHLSKATGDLAGRMRDKVGAVVVGVRRGHEILRDIANTDLSPQMLAKDRIDMTMMSLVAQSQHFQSVLQDAARVSTEISAHISQVITRMQFQDLAKQRLDHVIDGMTVMSNGLGELGARTRLALPAGAQADFPQEWVDQLLSGMTLSELRQRFVRRMLLAGSALDAHGALDHETGIPEADGVDPGLSDGTDDDNVELF from the coding sequence ATGTCGTTCGGATTGTTGAAGAGCATCGCCGGCAGCCGTTCCGACGCGCTGCCCGCGGCGGTCCGCCCGGTTCCGGCCCCGACACCGGCGGCGGAGCCGCCGGCCGATGCCGGGTACGACGAGTTGCTGGGCCGCTGGCTCGGCTTTTCCGAGCTTCAGAACCATTGCCTGGACGCCCTGGCGACCGAGGTGAGGCGGACCAGCGACCTGGTCGAGTCCAGCACGCTGGAGATCAGCTCGCGGTTCCGCGATCTCGCCACCTCGGCGCGGGAGCAGACCAAGCGGGTCGAGGACATCATCGCGGTCGCCAACTCCGTCACGATCGATGGCGAAGCCATTCCGCTCGACCGCGTCGTCGCGACGATGCAGCAGATTTTGGTTGAGATGGTGAACAACATCGTCAACCTGTCGAAGCAGGCCATGACGATGGTCTATGTGCTGGACGATGTCGTCCGGGATGTCGGCGAGGTCGAGAAGAGCATCGCCGACATCGACACCATCAACCGCCAGACCAATTTCCTGGCGCTCAACGCGACCATCGAGGCCAGCCGCGCGGGCGAGGCGGGCAGGACCTTTGCCGTGGTCGCCAACGAGGTGCGGCACCTATCCAAGGCGACCGGGGACCTTGCCGGCCGCATGCGCGACAAGGTCGGCGCGGTCGTCGTCGGCGTCCGGCGCGGCCACGAGATTCTGCGGGACATCGCCAATACCGACCTGTCGCCGCAGATGCTGGCGAAGGACCGCATCGACATGACGATGATGAGCTTGGTCGCGCAGAGCCAGCATTTCCAGAGCGTGCTCCAGGACGCCGCGCGGGTCTCGACCGAGATTTCCGCCCATATCAGCCAGGTCATCACCCGGATGCAGTTCCAGGACTTGGCCAAGCAGCGCCTGGACCACGTGATCGACGGCATGACCGTCATGTCGAACGGCCTTGGCGAACTGGGCGCGAGGACGCGCCTGGCGTTGCCGGCCGGCGCCCAGGCGGACTTCCCGCAGGAATGGGTGGACCAGCTGCTGTCCGGCATGACCCTGAGCGAGCTTCGCCAGCGCTTCGTCCGCCGCATGCTGCTGGCGGGCTCGGCGCTGGATGCCCACGGGGCGCTGGACCACGAGACGGGCATCCCGGAGGCCGACGGCGTGGATCCGGGCCTGTCGGACGGCACGGACGACGACAATGTCGAACTGTTCTGA
- a CDS encoding STAS domain-containing protein: MDYRIELDDLEARIFVTGRLTFNDHGKVRSMIQEMVQSPPKRQVMMIGGLEFVDSSGLGMILVAREEVAQVDKKLFLRGAQGQVKRVLSVAQLDKIVDIQD, from the coding sequence ATGGATTACCGTATCGAGCTGGACGACCTGGAGGCGCGCATTTTCGTCACGGGCCGCCTGACCTTCAACGACCATGGCAAGGTCCGCAGCATGATCCAGGAGATGGTGCAGAGCCCTCCGAAGCGTCAGGTCATGATGATCGGCGGGCTGGAGTTCGTGGACAGCTCCGGCCTGGGCATGATCCTGGTCGCGCGCGAGGAGGTCGCCCAGGTCGACAAGAAGCTGTTCCTCCGCGGGGCGCAGGGGCAGGTCAAGCGGGTCCTTTCGGTCGCCCAGCTGGACAAGATCGTGGACATCCAGGACTGA
- a CDS encoding ATP-binding protein: MRASTLYGVGLTAEHLQEIATLVGRGGCPIVCGLPGDACVRIDGAAVLAAGLDQACLNEVLDRGAGACIEVGSLDAPAAAECVRRAAGWTLFLSLTTASAYRLPVAHAVVAAIDGIMSLGQERCYDIELALQEAVSNAVIHGNLAVSSLRGPTLAALDAFSCDISERLADPALANLRVGIAVSIGDAEFTIEVIDEGPGFVPKPRAPTTASGRGIGLIESLAAGWELLDDGRRVRMRFAR, encoded by the coding sequence ATGCGGGCGAGCACGCTCTACGGTGTCGGACTGACAGCCGAGCACCTCCAGGAGATCGCGACGCTGGTCGGCCGCGGCGGCTGCCCCATCGTCTGCGGGCTTCCGGGGGACGCCTGCGTCCGGATCGACGGTGCGGCCGTGCTCGCGGCCGGCCTTGACCAGGCCTGCCTGAACGAGGTCCTGGACCGGGGAGCGGGGGCCTGCATCGAGGTCGGTTCGCTCGACGCCCCGGCGGCGGCGGAATGCGTGCGGCGTGCGGCGGGCTGGACGCTGTTCCTGTCCCTGACCACGGCCAGCGCCTATCGGCTGCCCGTGGCCCACGCCGTGGTGGCCGCGATCGACGGGATCATGTCGCTCGGGCAGGAGAGGTGCTACGACATCGAACTGGCGCTCCAGGAGGCCGTCAGCAATGCGGTGATCCACGGCAACCTGGCCGTGTCGAGCCTGCGCGGCCCGACGCTGGCTGCGCTGGACGCCTTCTCCTGCGACATCAGCGAACGGCTGGCCGATCCGGCGCTGGCGAACCTGCGGGTCGGGATCGCCGTTTCGATCGGCGACGCGGAGTTCACCATCGAGGTGATCGACGAAGGTCCCGGTTTCGTGCCGAAGCCCCGGGCGCCGACGACGGCGAGCGGGCGGGGCATCGGCCTGATCGAGTCCTTGGCGGCCGGTTGGGAACTGCTGGACGACGGCCGTCGGGTCCGCATGAGGTTCGCCCGATGA
- a CDS encoding response regulator, producing the protein MNGGMEMASAAALTELRQVGILDCLILVVDDTDFNRTLITAMLRQAGFRRIEHAVDGIDALRKIDHEMPDLVILDIVMPGLDGFEVCRRLRAEDRFADLPVLVQTALSNTEDRNKAFQLGTTDLITKPIDRNELLARVRIHLENRMLIQDLQLYRTRLENELAMAREMYGHLLPTAAIFDQISRDSGVRIRHHRAVSSELGGDIWGVIPLPEGRFGLYLLDMTGTGVSAALNAFRMHTVLHELAPLASYPSRFLTEANARAVGLFESDERAAMIYGVVDPIAGTFSYTTASARRPILVRRGSDMATLGEADGAPVGHAAGSVYRTRTLAFGPGAMLLLYNNAVLTALPGDGGRAAERALADLAVPALQAPGLDEAHDRMVAALAQAVGDRPGQDMTLVFLAKDACTPPWAER; encoded by the coding sequence ATGAACGGCGGGATGGAGATGGCCTCCGCGGCGGCGCTGACCGAGCTCCGGCAGGTCGGGATCCTCGACTGCCTGATCCTGGTGGTGGACGATACCGACTTCAACCGCACCTTGATCACGGCGATGCTGCGGCAGGCGGGGTTCCGCCGGATCGAGCATGCGGTGGACGGCATCGACGCGCTGCGCAAGATCGACCATGAAATGCCCGATCTGGTCATCCTGGACATCGTGATGCCCGGCCTGGACGGGTTCGAGGTGTGCCGACGCCTGCGCGCCGAGGACCGCTTTGCAGACTTGCCCGTCCTTGTACAAACCGCCCTGTCCAACACCGAGGACCGCAACAAGGCCTTCCAGCTCGGCACCACCGACCTGATCACCAAGCCGATCGACCGCAACGAGTTGCTGGCCCGGGTCCGCATCCATCTGGAGAACCGGATGCTGATCCAGGACCTCCAGCTTTACCGCACCCGGCTGGAGAACGAGCTGGCCATGGCGCGGGAGATGTACGGCCACCTGCTGCCGACCGCGGCGATCTTCGACCAGATCAGCCGCGACAGCGGCGTGCGGATCCGTCATCACCGGGCGGTCTCATCCGAACTGGGCGGCGACATCTGGGGCGTCATCCCGCTGCCGGAGGGACGCTTTGGACTCTATCTGCTGGACATGACCGGGACCGGCGTGTCGGCGGCCTTGAACGCGTTCCGCATGCATACCGTGCTCCATGAACTTGCGCCGTTGGCATCATATCCCTCCCGCTTCCTGACCGAGGCCAATGCGCGGGCCGTCGGGCTTTTCGAATCGGACGAGCGGGCGGCGATGATCTATGGCGTGGTCGACCCGATCGCCGGGACCTTTTCCTACACCACCGCGTCGGCCCGGCGGCCGATCCTGGTCCGGCGCGGCTCCGACATGGCGACCCTGGGCGAGGCCGACGGCGCGCCGGTCGGCCATGCCGCCGGGAGCGTCTACCGCACCCGCACCCTGGCGTTCGGTCCGGGCGCCATGCTGCTGCTCTACAACAATGCCGTGCTGACGGCCCTGCCGGGCGACGGCGGCCGGGCGGCGGAACGGGCGCTCGCCGACCTCGCGGTTCCGGCCCTCCAAGCGCCCGGCCTGGACGAGGCCCATGACCGCATGGTCGCAGCACTCGCCCAAGCGGTCGGCGACCGGCCGGGGCAGGACATGACCCTGGTCTTCCTGGCCAAGGACGCTTGTACGCCTCCCTGGGCGGAGCGGTAG
- a CDS encoding PP2C family protein-serine/threonine phosphatase, which produces MSRSASASVNIRNARILVVDDNRVNRHLLVAVLQRGGFPNVEMAEDGIDALAKIETNAPDLILLDLMMPKLDGFEVCRRLRTDPNRRDLPILVQSSLSGSEDRTRAFSVGATDFVSKPINATELLSRVRIHLENQALLRDLQGYRRRRQGELALARSMQERLLPAPSRLRETEADLGLSLSAHFEPSSELGGDFWDLRRDGRGRLIVWLVDFSGHGVGAALNTFRLHAILRQMDLNDFDPADHLREVNERVCPLLRSGQFATMLVGVIDAENNTFHYASAGAPAPMVWQAGDAVPEFGDSSGLPVGILASARYQNRDLALPVGGRLFLYSDGASELWTAEDTVLGEEGLLDLVRGHMHQEEDAGFLAGLLGSLTALGSFDDDVTALVLTRRA; this is translated from the coding sequence ATGAGCAGGTCAGCCTCCGCGTCGGTCAATATCCGGAACGCCCGGATCCTGGTGGTCGACGACAACCGGGTGAACCGCCACCTGCTGGTCGCCGTGCTCCAGCGCGGCGGCTTTCCCAATGTCGAGATGGCAGAGGACGGGATCGACGCCCTGGCCAAGATCGAAACGAATGCGCCCGACCTGATCCTGCTCGACCTGATGATGCCGAAGCTGGACGGCTTCGAGGTGTGCCGCAGGCTGCGAACCGATCCCAACCGCCGCGACCTGCCGATCCTGGTCCAGAGCAGCCTGTCGGGCTCCGAGGATCGGACCCGCGCCTTCTCGGTCGGAGCGACCGATTTCGTCAGCAAGCCGATCAACGCGACCGAACTGCTGTCCCGCGTCCGCATCCACCTGGAGAACCAGGCGCTGCTGCGCGACCTGCAAGGCTATCGCCGCCGCCGCCAGGGCGAGCTGGCGCTGGCGCGGAGCATGCAGGAACGGCTGCTGCCGGCCCCCTCGCGGCTGCGGGAGACCGAGGCCGACCTGGGCCTGAGCCTGTCGGCCCATTTCGAGCCGTCCTCGGAACTGGGCGGCGACTTCTGGGACCTGCGGCGCGACGGGCGCGGCAGGCTGATCGTCTGGCTGGTCGATTTCTCCGGCCACGGCGTCGGCGCGGCGCTCAACACTTTCAGATTGCACGCGATCCTGCGGCAGATGGACCTGAACGATTTCGACCCCGCCGACCATCTGCGCGAGGTCAATGAACGGGTCTGTCCGCTCCTGCGCAGCGGCCAGTTCGCGACCATGCTGGTCGGCGTGATCGATGCCGAGAACAACACGTTCCACTATGCCTCTGCCGGGGCGCCGGCGCCGATGGTCTGGCAGGCGGGCGACGCCGTGCCGGAGTTCGGCGACAGCAGCGGCTTGCCGGTCGGCATCCTGGCCTCGGCCCGTTACCAGAACCGCGACCTGGCCCTGCCGGTCGGCGGAAGGCTGTTCCTTTACAGCGACGGCGCCAGCGAGCTGTGGACCGCCGAGGATACCGTGCTGGGCGAGGAGGGTCTGCTCGACCTCGTCCGCGGGCACATGCACCAGGAGGAGGATGCCGGCTTCCTGGCCGGCCTGCTCGGCTCCCTCACCGCGCTGGGAAGCTTCGACGACGACGTGACCGCGCTGGTGCTGACCCGCCGGGCATGA
- a CDS encoding ferritin-like domain-containing protein: protein MSIRSAAVTVLTTADPAEKVRLSRRFAEEWRTGALAGIEPPGPPVPPDRPARPDYPELRQPRDMPPRRKAGSVAGRTALIHALAHIELNAIDLSWDIVARFGAEMPKGFTDDWVQVADDEARHFDMLCGRLADLGSHYGALPAHDGLWQASRDTAHDLAARLAIVPLVLEARGLDVTPAMIRNLRTVGDDAGADALQIIHDDEITHVAAGRRWFEHVCDKLDVPPIPTWQNLVRTHFKGGLKRPFNEESRDKAGFSAAFYDPIADD, encoded by the coding sequence ATGAGCATCCGGTCTGCCGCCGTCACCGTCCTGACCACCGCCGATCCTGCCGAGAAGGTCCGCCTCTCCCGCCGCTTCGCCGAGGAGTGGCGGACCGGCGCGCTGGCCGGGATCGAGCCGCCCGGCCCGCCGGTCCCGCCCGACCGGCCGGCGCGTCCGGACTATCCGGAGCTTCGCCAGCCGCGCGACATGCCGCCGCGCCGCAAGGCCGGCAGCGTCGCCGGGCGGACCGCGCTGATCCACGCGCTCGCCCATATCGAGCTGAACGCCATCGACCTGTCCTGGGACATCGTCGCCCGCTTCGGCGCGGAAATGCCCAAGGGTTTCACCGACGACTGGGTCCAGGTCGCCGACGACGAGGCGCGGCATTTCGACATGCTATGCGGCCGCTTGGCCGACCTGGGCAGCCATTACGGCGCCCTGCCCGCCCATGACGGGCTGTGGCAGGCCAGCCGGGACACCGCCCACGACCTCGCCGCCCGCCTCGCCATCGTGCCGCTGGTGCTGGAGGCGCGCGGGCTGGACGTGACGCCCGCCATGATCCGGAACCTCCGCACCGTCGGCGACGACGCCGGCGCCGACGCGCTCCAGATCATCCACGACGACGAGATCACCCACGTGGCCGCCGGCCGGCGCTGGTTCGAGCATGTCTGCGACAAACTGGACGTCCCGCCGATTCCCACTTGGCAGAACCTCGTCCGCACCCATTTCAAGGGCGGATTGAAGCGTCCCTTCAACGAGGAAAGCCGGGACAAGGCGGGTTTCTCCGCCGCCTTCTACGACCCGATCGCCGACGACTGA
- the cysQ gene encoding 3'(2'),5'-bisphosphate nucleotidase CysQ: MSDRRADQSLDHGFAKLLPAVRTIAREAGQVILRYYTDTVTAHVKSDGSPVTAADHAAEAVILPALHHLTPDIPAISEEQHAAGKSPPGDHGTYWLVDPLDGTRSFVEHTGEFTVNIGLVKDGVPVLGVMYLPVDGDLYAAAGPGTAVHCVQGRGDVPISARMVPPDGLVVLSSRRHGDRERLDKFLEGKLVKEHRHSSSALKFCLIARGEVDIYPRFGPTCEWDTAAGHAILLAAGGSIETPDGKPLGYGKPDFLNGEFIAYGRR; this comes from the coding sequence ATGTCAGATCGTAGGGCGGATCAGAGCCTGGATCACGGCTTTGCCAAGTTGCTTCCGGCCGTGCGCACCATCGCGCGGGAGGCCGGTCAGGTCATACTCCGGTATTACACGGACACGGTGACCGCCCACGTCAAGTCCGACGGCAGTCCGGTGACCGCCGCCGACCACGCCGCCGAAGCCGTCATCCTGCCGGCCCTGCACCACCTGACTCCGGACATTCCCGCCATCTCGGAGGAGCAGCACGCCGCCGGCAAGTCCCCGCCGGGCGACCACGGCACCTATTGGCTGGTCGATCCGCTGGACGGCACGCGCAGCTTCGTCGAGCACACCGGCGAGTTCACCGTGAATATCGGGCTGGTGAAGGACGGCGTCCCGGTCCTGGGCGTCATGTACCTGCCGGTGGACGGCGACCTCTATGCGGCGGCCGGTCCCGGCACCGCCGTCCACTGCGTCCAGGGCCGCGGCGACGTGCCGATCTCCGCCCGCATGGTTCCGCCGGACGGGCTGGTGGTCCTGTCCAGCCGCCGCCACGGCGACCGCGAACGGCTCGACAAGTTCCTGGAAGGCAAGCTGGTGAAGGAGCACCGCCACTCCAGCAGCGCGCTCAAGTTCTGCCTGATCGCCCGGGGCGAGGTCGATATCTATCCCCGCTTCGGCCCGACCTGCGAGTGGGACACGGCGGCCGGCCACGCCATCCTGCTGGCGGCCGGCGGCTCCATCGAGACCCCCGACGGCAAGCCGCTGGGCTACGGCAAGCCGGACTTCCTGAACGGGGAGTTCATCGCCTACGGGCGCCGCTGA